A stretch of the Vibrio aphrogenes genome encodes the following:
- a CDS encoding ATP-binding protein — protein sequence MIINKNWDLDDAFEEINDKYSPGGLITGPQRNRQIGTWGQLVGKTKALEQLDSLIKRCGSINKMSQYVRMSSGSIKKLRNFFESLPDELEIVGESFQHRFTEGETCSLEEDLTNEFKEVKGNNPAKSIQNLVDEYVVAFLNGSGGSIFWGICDDSKVKSLKLSTMQKDEINKVINAKINTIQPAIDPTRIKVTFHSVINASNGYVLEVNVPKSNTVGLFFNSSGDTWVRVNGCKQKLKGLALQDYILERIQKNN from the coding sequence TTGATAATTAATAAAAATTGGGATTTAGATGATGCATTTGAAGAAATCAACGATAAATATTCTCCTGGCGGTTTAATAACTGGGCCTCAACGAAATCGACAAATCGGAACTTGGGGGCAATTAGTTGGTAAAACTAAAGCACTTGAACAATTAGATTCATTAATTAAGCGTTGTGGTTCCATTAATAAAATGTCTCAATATGTCCGTATGAGTTCTGGAAGCATAAAAAAACTGAGGAATTTTTTTGAGTCTCTTCCTGATGAATTAGAAATAGTTGGTGAAAGTTTCCAACATAGGTTTACTGAGGGTGAAACTTGCTCATTGGAAGAAGATCTCACTAATGAATTTAAGGAAGTTAAAGGGAATAACCCTGCAAAGTCCATACAAAATTTAGTTGATGAATATGTGGTTGCGTTTCTAAACGGTTCAGGTGGTAGTATTTTCTGGGGCATTTGTGACGACAGCAAAGTAAAGAGCTTGAAGTTATCTACGATGCAAAAGGATGAAATTAATAAAGTTATAAATGCTAAAATTAATACAATTCAACCAGCAATAGATCCAACAAGAATCAAAGTTACATTTCATTCAGTAATTAATGCTAGTAATGGGTATGTTTTAGAGGTAAATGTCCCTAAATCAAATACCGTCGGTCTTTTCTTCAACTCATCGGGTGACACTTGGGTTCGAGTAAATGGGTGTAAACAAAAACTAAAAGGTCTAGCACTTCAAGATTACATTTTAGAACGTATACAAAAAAACAACTAA
- a CDS encoding DUF2846 domain-containing protein: MKNKVILCSVLLLGLSGCASVPTVDSTVSDEVKLFEAPKEGHSAIYIYREDSFTGRALKKNVYVDGECLGETAPGVFFYHEVQGNKEHQVSTESEFSENHLTIFTEEGRNYFVNQYMKVGMFVGGANIELVDENEGKAEVLKADMAENIQCPSL, from the coding sequence ATGAAAAATAAAGTGATTTTATGTTCTGTTTTGCTTTTAGGGTTGTCAGGCTGTGCATCTGTTCCGACTGTTGACTCAACCGTTTCGGATGAAGTGAAATTATTTGAAGCTCCTAAAGAAGGACATTCTGCGATATATATTTATCGAGAAGATAGTTTTACCGGTAGGGCACTTAAAAAGAATGTTTACGTTGATGGTGAGTGTTTAGGTGAGACAGCCCCTGGTGTTTTCTTTTACCATGAGGTTCAGGGTAATAAAGAACACCAAGTGAGTACGGAGTCAGAGTTTTCTGAGAATCATTTAACTATTTTTACCGAAGAAGGCCGTAATTATTTTGTGAATCAATACATGAAGGTCGGGATGTTTGTTGGAGGAGCAAATATAGAGTTAGTTGATGAAAATGAAGGTAAAGCCGAAGTTTTAAAAGCGGACATGGCAGAAAACATTCAGTGTCCTTCTCTTTAA
- a CDS encoding DUF4282 domain-containing protein: protein MKSAFYFDSMLTPKLVTGLYWLLLLIAVFSGFSVMFSGYHGITFESFILGLLSMAGGAIGARIWCELMIVVFKINENLQALKDSKASNKEETEA, encoded by the coding sequence ATGAAGTCTGCATTTTATTTTGATTCAATGTTAACGCCTAAGTTAGTGACTGGTTTATATTGGTTATTGTTATTGATCGCCGTATTTTCTGGTTTTTCTGTCATGTTCAGTGGTTACCATGGCATCACTTTTGAAAGCTTTATTCTTGGCCTTTTATCAATGGCAGGCGGGGCTATTGGGGCAAGAATTTGGTGTGAATTAATGATTGTGGTTTTCAAAATTAACGAAAACCTACAAGCGCTAAAAGATTCAAAAGCATCTAATAAAGAAGAAACTGAAGCTTAA
- a CDS encoding cytochrome c oxidase subunit 3 produces the protein MDKVTHSAEPHHEHDKRQTEIYYVPAQSNWPIVGALGLFLIAVGAGLLLQPKGMLSHFGGFVLLGGIVTVVVMMIGWFHNVIQESLAGLYSHQMARSFRQGMSWFIFSEVMFFGAFFGALFYARMIAVPWLSGASNNAMTHEVLWPTFEAIWPLIKTPSGTETQAMPWQGLPLMNTLILLTSSITLHLSQLSLEKNQRTALIVWLEITIVLAIAFLFYQGQEYLHAYQEMNLTLQSGVYGNTFFLLTGFHGLHVTLGTIFLIVLLARIAFDHFTPRDHFAFQAGSWYWHFVDVVWLCLFVFVYVL, from the coding sequence ATGGATAAAGTTACTCATTCAGCCGAGCCTCATCATGAGCATGATAAACGGCAAACTGAAATCTATTACGTGCCTGCACAAAGTAATTGGCCGATTGTGGGGGCGTTAGGATTATTTTTGATTGCCGTGGGAGCTGGGCTCTTGTTGCAACCTAAAGGCATGCTTAGTCATTTTGGTGGTTTTGTGCTACTCGGCGGCATTGTGACGGTTGTGGTGATGATGATTGGCTGGTTTCATAATGTTATTCAGGAGTCGTTAGCAGGTCTGTATTCTCACCAAATGGCGCGCTCTTTCCGCCAAGGCATGAGCTGGTTTATTTTTTCTGAAGTGATGTTCTTTGGCGCTTTCTTTGGCGCGCTTTTCTACGCACGAATGATTGCTGTACCTTGGCTGAGTGGTGCGTCGAATAACGCCATGACTCACGAGGTGTTGTGGCCAACCTTTGAAGCGATTTGGCCGTTAATTAAAACCCCATCAGGCACCGAAACCCAAGCGATGCCGTGGCAAGGTTTACCGCTCATGAACACTCTTATTCTGCTGACATCCTCGATTACTTTGCACCTTTCTCAATTGAGTTTGGAGAAAAACCAACGTACCGCTTTGATTGTGTGGCTTGAAATCACCATAGTGCTGGCGATCGCCTTTTTGTTCTATCAAGGCCAAGAATATCTGCACGCATACCAAGAGATGAATTTGACGTTGCAATCAGGCGTGTATGGTAACACGTTCTTTTTATTGACTGGCTTTCATGGGCTGCATGTCACCTTAGGGACGATTTTTCTCATCGTGTTGCTGGCTCGTATTGCTTTCGATCACTTTACTCCGCGCGATCATTTTGCTTTTCAAGCCGGCAGTTGGTATTGGCACTTTGTTGATGTGGTGTGGCTATGTCTGTTTGTCTTTGTTTATGTGCTGTAA
- a CDS encoding DUF2909 domain-containing protein, whose product MTLVLLFKFLLVLLLLFVIVNLGRALFILVKREPNDQQTVPMSRYLGRRLLISIIIIMLLLIGLSSGLIDPHPRPY is encoded by the coding sequence ATGACATTGGTTTTATTATTTAAATTCCTATTAGTGCTCTTGCTCTTATTTGTCATAGTGAACCTCGGTCGTGCGCTTTTTATTCTGGTGAAGCGCGAGCCCAACGATCAACAGACAGTGCCAATGAGTCGTTATTTAGGCCGCCGATTATTGATCTCAATTATCATCATCATGCTGTTATTAATAGGCCTCAGCTCTGGTTTAATCGACCCGCACCCTCGACCTTATTAA
- the sstT gene encoding serine/threonine transporter SstT translates to MQNNNSLISRLANGNLVLQILVGIIAGVALAILSPSAATSMSIFGSLFVGALKAIAPILVFILVAASIASQNKNSSSNMRPVITLYLIGTFLAALTAVIMSFVFPTTLTLVNAAAGTTPPEGIGEVINTLLFKIVDNPVNALVNANYIGILAWSVGLGLALRHANTSTKDMFSDLSHGVSGVVRFIIRLAPIGIFGLVATTFATTGFEALAGYLQLLAVLLGSMAIMALLVNPLLVYLKTKQNPYPLVFQCLRESGVTAFFTRSSAANIPVNMALCEKLKLNEDTYSVSIPLGATINMGGAAITITVLTLAAVNTLGIQVDMPTALLLSLVAAVSACGASGVAGGSLLLIPLACSLFGISNDIAMQVVGVGFIIGVIQDSAETGLNSSTDVVFTAAVCLADEEQAAAQSSQA, encoded by the coding sequence ATGCAAAACAACAATTCCCTTATTTCACGATTGGCCAATGGCAACTTAGTGCTGCAAATATTGGTGGGTATTATTGCTGGTGTTGCACTAGCGATCCTCTCTCCATCTGCGGCAACCAGTATGTCTATTTTTGGTAGCCTTTTTGTCGGCGCCTTAAAAGCCATCGCACCTATCTTAGTTTTCATTTTGGTTGCAGCCTCTATCGCCAGTCAAAATAAAAACTCAAGCAGTAACATGCGACCAGTCATCACGCTTTACCTTATCGGAACCTTCTTAGCAGCCTTAACGGCAGTGATCATGAGTTTTGTCTTCCCAACAACACTAACATTAGTGAATGCAGCAGCGGGAACAACACCACCAGAAGGCATCGGTGAAGTCATCAATACCTTACTATTTAAGATTGTCGATAACCCAGTCAATGCGTTAGTCAATGCCAACTATATTGGTATTTTGGCTTGGTCTGTTGGTTTAGGTTTGGCTTTACGTCATGCCAACACTTCAACAAAAGATATGTTCAGCGATCTTAGCCACGGTGTTTCTGGTGTAGTTCGCTTTATCATCCGTTTAGCACCTATTGGTATTTTTGGCCTTGTCGCGACCACTTTTGCAACGACTGGCTTTGAAGCCCTTGCGGGTTACCTACAATTATTAGCCGTTTTATTAGGTTCAATGGCAATCATGGCGTTACTGGTTAACCCATTATTGGTATACCTAAAAACAAAACAAAACCCATACCCATTAGTATTCCAATGCTTACGTGAAAGTGGCGTAACGGCTTTCTTCACTCGTTCAAGTGCGGCGAATATTCCTGTGAATATGGCGTTATGTGAAAAGCTAAAATTGAATGAAGATACTTACTCAGTTTCTATCCCTCTAGGTGCCACGATCAACATGGGCGGCGCGGCGATTACGATTACCGTCTTAACGCTTGCAGCTGTAAACACCTTAGGGATTCAAGTGGATATGCCTACCGCATTACTCCTTAGCCTAGTTGCGGCTGTGTCAGCTTGTGGTGCTTCTGGTGTTGCTGGTGGTTCTTTATTACTCATCCCACTTGCGTGTAGCTTGTTTGGTATTTCAAACGATATTGCGATGCAAGTAGTCGGGGTTGGTTTCATTATTGGCGTCATCCAAGACTCAGCAGAAACTGGCCTAAACAGCTCAACAGACGTCGTCTTTACCGCGGCAGTTTGTCTCGCTGACGAAGAGCAAGCCGCCGCGCAATCTAGCCAAGCTTAA
- the yghU gene encoding glutathione-dependent disulfide-bond oxidoreductase codes for MTNEYIPPKVWTNEQQGGTWGSINRPEAGARYERELPIGQHPIQLYSMGTPNGQKITILLEELLAKGVSEAEYDAFLIKIGDSDQFSSGFVEVNPNSKIPAMVDRSGDTPINVFESGSILLYLAEKFGHFIPQEITQRTKVLNWLFWLQGSAPYLGGGFGHFYHYAPEKYEYPINRFTMEAKRQLDVLDKQLANNTYIAGEEYSIADIAIWPWYGNLVLHNSYQAAEFLQVQDYQHLQRWAKAVLARPAVQRGRIVNKPMGEPWEAIEERHCAADIDNALSLKP; via the coding sequence ATGACGAACGAATATATTCCACCAAAAGTCTGGACGAATGAACAACAAGGCGGCACCTGGGGTAGCATTAACCGACCAGAAGCGGGCGCACGCTATGAACGCGAACTTCCTATTGGTCAACACCCGATTCAGTTGTACTCAATGGGCACTCCCAACGGACAAAAAATCACAATTCTACTTGAAGAGCTGCTTGCCAAAGGAGTCAGCGAAGCAGAATATGATGCCTTTCTCATCAAAATTGGCGACAGTGACCAATTCTCATCCGGCTTTGTCGAGGTTAACCCTAACTCAAAAATACCAGCCATGGTCGATCGCAGTGGTGACACACCAATCAATGTGTTTGAGTCCGGTTCTATCTTGCTGTATTTGGCAGAAAAATTTGGCCATTTCATCCCGCAAGAAATTACCCAACGCACCAAAGTTTTAAACTGGTTATTCTGGCTACAAGGGTCTGCCCCCTATCTTGGTGGTGGTTTTGGTCACTTTTACCATTACGCACCAGAAAAATACGAATACCCAATCAACCGCTTTACGATGGAAGCGAAACGCCAGTTAGATGTACTCGATAAACAATTAGCAAATAACACCTATATTGCTGGCGAAGAATACAGTATCGCCGACATCGCCATTTGGCCTTGGTATGGCAACTTAGTGCTGCACAATTCCTATCAAGCCGCCGAGTTTTTGCAAGTGCAAGATTACCAACACCTACAACGTTGGGCCAAAGCAGTTCTAGCACGTCCAGCGGTGCAACGTGGTCGTATCGTCAACAAACCGATGGGCGAACCTTGGGAAGCGATTGAAGAACGCCACTGCGCTGCGGATATCGATAACGCTCTCAGCTTGAAGCCTTAA
- the coxB gene encoding cytochrome c oxidase subunit II: MTLFSAPIAAETPRLNLTKGVTDISGKVYDLHMLIFYICCAIAVVVFGVMFYSIIRHRKSRGAKAAHFHESTKVEIIWTVIPIIILVLMAIPATKTLIAMEDTTNDDLTVTVTGSQWKWHYQYFNHDVGFYSFLTTSQQQIEGSEEKGEHYLLEVDNPLVLPINRKIRFLMTSDDVIHSWWVPDFAVKKDAVPGFINEAWTKIDQPGVYRGQCAELCGRNHGFMPIVVKAVTEEEFDVWLAEQTAFAAAKRAEQQQALEKTLSLDELMAKGQTIYVERCSVCHQVNGEGMANVFPAIKNSPIVKGDLVKHIDIVLHGKAGTAMQAFANQLNEEEIAAVVTYERNAWGNDSGESVQAAQVKQVLTTGTLQQADSAKPSQTEVQ, translated from the coding sequence ATGACGCTTTTTTCTGCGCCTATTGCCGCTGAAACACCCCGCCTTAACCTTACCAAAGGTGTGACAGATATCAGCGGTAAAGTGTATGACTTGCATATGCTGATTTTCTATATTTGTTGCGCCATTGCCGTGGTGGTATTTGGTGTGATGTTCTATTCGATCATTCGCCATCGAAAATCGCGTGGTGCCAAAGCGGCTCATTTTCATGAAAGCACCAAAGTGGAGATTATCTGGACGGTGATCCCCATCATTATTTTGGTATTAATGGCGATCCCTGCCACTAAAACCTTGATCGCCATGGAAGACACCACTAACGATGATCTCACAGTAACGGTCACTGGCTCGCAATGGAAATGGCATTACCAATACTTTAATCATGATGTGGGATTTTATAGCTTTTTAACAACTTCACAGCAGCAAATTGAAGGCAGCGAAGAAAAAGGTGAGCACTATTTATTAGAAGTAGATAACCCGTTGGTGTTGCCGATTAATCGTAAAATTCGTTTTTTAATGACCTCGGATGATGTGATTCATTCATGGTGGGTGCCCGATTTTGCGGTTAAAAAAGATGCGGTGCCGGGGTTTATTAATGAAGCGTGGACCAAGATTGATCAACCGGGTGTGTATCGTGGCCAATGCGCGGAGCTGTGTGGTCGTAATCATGGCTTTATGCCAATTGTGGTAAAAGCGGTGACTGAAGAAGAGTTTGATGTTTGGTTAGCAGAACAAACAGCATTTGCCGCAGCGAAACGTGCCGAGCAACAGCAAGCTCTAGAAAAAACCTTGTCGCTGGATGAATTAATGGCGAAAGGTCAAACCATCTATGTTGAGCGCTGTAGCGTGTGCCATCAAGTGAATGGTGAAGGTATGGCGAACGTTTTCCCTGCGATTAAAAACAGCCCGATTGTGAAAGGCGATTTGGTGAAACATATTGATATCGTTTTACATGGTAAAGCCGGGACGGCGATGCAAGCCTTTGCGAATCAACTCAATGAAGAAGAGATTGCGGCCGTGGTGACTTATGAGCGTAATGCTTGGGGCAATGATTCTGGCGAGAGCGTGCAAGCGGCGCAGGTTAAGCAAGTGCTTACCACGGGTACGTTACAACAAGCTGATTCGGCCAAGCCTAGCCAAACGGAGGTCCAATGA
- a CDS encoding peptidoglycan DD-metalloendopeptidase family protein has protein sequence MRISSQSESFEQALKHHQFHPVILPEWQFGKALIVDLSPNSDIWQRVNEQHDFSAEIKRQVAETGAVVEIGRYAEQRMIYQETDHFSGEEARTLHIGIDLGIAAGNPIFAPLQGEVVAFANRQTQGDYGPVIILRHQLDGYVFHTLYGHLATQSLQGLHIGKIIKTGESFAQIGTFTENGGWATHLHFQIIRDLGDYRDDYPGVVALHQAKHYLRNCPNPNWILGRSDLD, from the coding sequence ATGAGAATCTCATCTCAATCAGAAAGCTTCGAACAAGCACTCAAACACCATCAATTTCACCCCGTCATTTTACCTGAATGGCAATTTGGCAAAGCTTTAATTGTTGACCTATCACCAAACAGTGACATTTGGCAAAGAGTGAATGAACAACATGATTTTTCAGCAGAAATAAAACGCCAAGTGGCGGAAACTGGCGCAGTCGTAGAAATTGGCCGCTACGCTGAGCAACGTATGATTTATCAAGAAACTGACCATTTTTCTGGAGAAGAAGCCCGCACGTTACATATTGGCATTGATTTAGGCATTGCGGCAGGAAACCCTATTTTTGCACCACTACAAGGTGAAGTGGTCGCTTTTGCTAATCGTCAAACTCAGGGAGATTACGGTCCTGTCATCATTTTACGCCACCAGCTTGACGGTTATGTCTTTCATACTCTTTATGGGCACTTAGCCACTCAATCGCTGCAAGGTTTACACATAGGGAAAATCATTAAGACAGGCGAGTCCTTCGCCCAAATTGGCACTTTTACTGAAAACGGCGGCTGGGCGACTCATCTGCATTTTCAAATCATTCGCGATTTAGGGGATTATCGTGATGACTACCCAGGTGTAGTTGCCCTCCATCAAGCTAAGCACTATCTACGCAACTGCCCAAACCCTAATTGGATATTGGGCCGCAGCGATTTAGATTAG
- a CDS encoding MFS transporter yields MTTSASLTHLPKSTLLVLYFIIFLGSAGFFITIPAYVSLFLTDHSLAIAQAMPLEDRRTLFGTVMSAAPFISMFFTPFIARFADRYSRKTVAALCLVVAAIGFALPIYAIIVGSIALLFAGNMINSLGSASQPIAQAILADNSHGKTKTTLMSLVAVVMTAAMSFGPALGSKLSALYGPQAPFYACLLIAVVCFILLHLVRLPQQPIQQQESAFSLTAPLARSQKGLLPCLAIVFLCQVSWSLYFQNISFILPQKWQLSVEGEFYQYFMLTIGMVMMASLLFVPRLILAKFNVTRALRIVLLGAAIGMLLLAFTPTPTTHVMAMIVTSILVATAFPLYITALSDRASAQDQGWAMALSSAMVGLAWTLTGYLTAVMVNVNLILPTVVAAIGYVIAMLFVPHNQKSLPAKNTANEASA; encoded by the coding sequence ATGACCACCTCAGCATCACTCACACACTTACCTAAATCGACATTATTGGTTTTGTATTTCATCATCTTTCTTGGCTCGGCAGGGTTTTTCATTACGATTCCGGCATATGTCAGCTTGTTCTTAACCGATCACTCGTTAGCCATAGCACAAGCGATGCCACTGGAAGATCGCCGAACCTTATTTGGCACTGTGATGTCAGCCGCTCCGTTTATTTCAATGTTCTTCACCCCTTTTATTGCACGCTTTGCCGATCGTTACAGCCGTAAAACCGTTGCAGCCTTATGTCTGGTGGTGGCCGCAATTGGGTTTGCCCTGCCGATTTATGCCATTATCGTCGGCTCGATTGCGCTACTATTTGCCGGTAATATGATTAACAGTTTAGGCTCAGCTAGCCAGCCGATTGCTCAAGCGATTTTGGCCGATAACAGCCACGGTAAAACCAAAACGACATTAATGAGTTTGGTAGCTGTAGTCATGACAGCGGCGATGTCATTTGGCCCAGCGCTAGGAAGTAAATTATCCGCGTTATATGGCCCTCAAGCGCCATTTTATGCGTGTCTACTGATTGCCGTAGTGTGCTTTATCCTCTTGCATCTCGTGCGTTTACCACAACAACCAATTCAACAACAAGAAAGTGCCTTTTCGTTGACCGCTCCCTTAGCTCGCAGCCAGAAAGGGTTATTGCCTTGCTTAGCCATTGTCTTTTTATGCCAAGTCAGTTGGAGCCTATATTTTCAAAATATCTCCTTCATCTTGCCGCAAAAATGGCAACTGTCTGTGGAAGGCGAGTTTTACCAATATTTCATGTTAACCATTGGTATGGTGATGATGGCGTCACTGCTGTTTGTTCCACGCTTAATTTTGGCTAAATTTAATGTCACTCGAGCGCTAAGAATCGTCTTATTGGGCGCTGCCATCGGTATGCTTCTGCTTGCCTTTACCCCGACGCCCACCACTCATGTAATGGCGATGATCGTTACCTCTATTTTGGTGGCTACCGCTTTTCCACTGTACATTACGGCGCTGTCTGATCGCGCTTCAGCTCAAGATCAAGGGTGGGCGATGGCGTTATCAAGTGCGATGGTAGGGTTAGCTTGGACTTTGACCGGCTACTTGACTGCCGTGATGGTCAATGTAAACCTGATTTTACCGACTGTTGTCGCCGCAATAGGTTATGTGATTGCCATGTTATTTGTGCCTCATAATCAGAAATCCTTACCAGCAAAAAACACAGCGAATGAGGCAAGCGCATGA
- a CDS encoding cytochrome c oxidase assembly protein, translating to MQNRTSNNKLIGYLLLGVVGMFAFGFALVPLYDIMCEKLGINGKTNDVAASSQGIVVDESRLVRVQFMAQVSPNMPWQFEPIQAQMDVHPGQVITTRYRAVNNANVAMIGQAVPSVAPGLAATHFNKIECFCFNHQPLEANGEAELPVIFYVDAALPKSINRLTLSYTLYDISPQQAQPEVMLTTKIHSE from the coding sequence ATGCAAAATCGGACGAGCAATAACAAGCTGATTGGTTATTTATTGTTGGGGGTGGTGGGAATGTTTGCCTTTGGATTTGCGCTGGTGCCTTTATACGACATTATGTGTGAAAAACTGGGAATTAACGGTAAAACCAATGATGTGGCGGCGAGCTCACAAGGCATTGTGGTGGATGAGTCGCGGTTAGTTCGAGTACAGTTTATGGCGCAAGTGAGCCCGAATATGCCGTGGCAGTTTGAGCCCATTCAAGCGCAAATGGATGTCCACCCCGGACAAGTCATAACAACCCGTTATCGAGCGGTAAATAATGCAAATGTGGCGATGATAGGGCAAGCGGTCCCTTCCGTGGCTCCGGGGTTAGCGGCGACGCATTTTAATAAAATTGAATGTTTTTGTTTCAATCATCAGCCGCTAGAAGCGAACGGTGAAGCGGAACTGCCAGTGATTTTTTATGTTGATGCGGCCTTACCTAAATCCATCAATCGGCTCACTTTGTCTTATACCTTATATGATATTTCGCCACAACAAGCGCAGCCGGAGGTAATGTTAACGACCAAGATACACTCTGAATGA
- a CDS encoding helix-turn-helix domain-containing protein, whose product MEYTEQDREALYHLWMSQKAKRHLTQMDMAKRLGMSIGEFSEIIRGQGELTKSFISRFFQQLDIEPHSILPSLKNQITPENAVVYLQNRLTIDGDIQNVQIDGNQVIIDYCCKVAKQK is encoded by the coding sequence ATGGAATACACCGAACAAGACAGAGAAGCCTTGTATCACTTATGGATGTCGCAAAAGGCAAAACGCCACTTAACGCAGATGGACATGGCGAAGCGTTTGGGGATGAGTATCGGTGAGTTTTCAGAGATCATTCGTGGCCAAGGTGAGTTAACAAAAAGTTTCATTAGCCGTTTTTTTCAACAGTTAGACATTGAGCCACATAGCATTTTACCGTCTTTGAAGAATCAAATTACCCCTGAAAATGCCGTGGTATATTTACAAAATCGCTTGACCATTGATGGCGATATTCAAAATGTACAAATTGATGGTAACCAAGTGATCATTGATTATTGTTGTAAAGTGGCTAAGCAGAAGTAA
- the ctaD gene encoding cytochrome c oxidase subunit I has product MTLAHDPAHHLPTSGLKRWLYSTNHKDIGTLYLLFSLLMFFTGGAMAMVIRAELFQPGLQLVDPHFFNQMTTVHGLIMVFGAVMPAFTGLANWMIPMMIGAPDMALPRMNNLSFWILPFAFLILLGSLFMPGGGPDFGWTFYAPLSTTFSSNSTALFVFSIHIMGISSIMGAINVIVTIVNMRAPGMDWMKLPMFVWTWLITAFLLIAVMPVLAGAVTMVLTDKYFGTSFFDAAGGGDPVMFQHIFWFFGHPEVYIMILPSFGIISAIIPAFSGKKLFGYHSMVYATCSIAVLSFLVWAHHMFTTGMPVFAEIFFMYCTMLIAVPTGVKVFNWVATMWRGALTFETPMLFAIAFIVLFTIGGFSGLMLAIVPADFQYHDTYFVVAHFHYVLVTGAVFSIMAAAYYWLPKWTGHMYHQTLSVWHFWLSVISVNILFFPMHFLGLAGMPRRIPDYAIQFADVNQIVSIGGFAFGLSQVLFLVIVVKCIRGGEAAPAKPWERAEGLEWTVPSPAPHHTFSTPPKLD; this is encoded by the coding sequence GTGACATTGGCACACGATCCTGCTCATCACCTGCCTACAAGTGGCCTGAAACGTTGGCTGTATTCCACCAATCATAAAGACATTGGCACGTTATATTTGTTGTTTAGTTTGTTGATGTTTTTTACTGGCGGTGCCATGGCAATGGTGATTCGAGCAGAGCTTTTTCAACCCGGTTTGCAGTTGGTGGACCCGCATTTTTTTAATCAAATGACGACGGTTCATGGTTTGATCATGGTATTTGGCGCGGTTATGCCAGCGTTTACGGGGTTAGCAAACTGGATGATCCCGATGATGATTGGCGCGCCGGATATGGCCTTGCCACGCATGAATAACCTCAGTTTTTGGATTCTACCTTTTGCGTTTTTGATTTTGTTGGGGTCGTTATTTATGCCCGGTGGTGGGCCTGATTTCGGTTGGACCTTTTACGCACCACTTTCCACCACTTTTAGCTCAAATAGCACTGCTTTGTTTGTATTTTCGATTCATATCATGGGGATTAGCTCCATTATGGGCGCAATTAACGTTATTGTGACGATAGTCAATATGCGAGCCCCAGGGATGGATTGGATGAAGCTGCCAATGTTTGTGTGGACTTGGCTGATCACGGCTTTCTTGTTGATCGCTGTGATGCCGGTATTAGCAGGCGCAGTGACTATGGTATTGACCGATAAATATTTTGGCACTAGCTTTTTTGATGCCGCGGGCGGGGGCGATCCGGTGATGTTCCAACATATCTTCTGGTTCTTTGGTCACCCGGAAGTGTACATCATGATTTTACCTTCTTTTGGCATTATATCGGCGATCATTCCTGCATTTAGTGGCAAAAAGCTCTTTGGATATCACTCGATGGTGTACGCAACTTGTTCGATTGCTGTGTTGTCATTTTTAGTATGGGCGCACCACATGTTCACCACGGGGATGCCGGTCTTTGCGGAAATCTTCTTTATGTATTGCACCATGCTCATTGCGGTGCCGACGGGAGTGAAAGTGTTCAATTGGGTAGCAACCATGTGGCGTGGTGCACTCACTTTTGAAACCCCGATGCTGTTTGCCATTGCCTTTATTGTGTTATTTACCATCGGCGGGTTTTCCGGCTTGATGCTTGCGATTGTGCCGGCGGATTTTCAATATCACGATACCTACTTTGTGGTGGCGCATTTCCATTATGTGCTAGTGACTGGTGCGGTGTTCTCGATTATGGCGGCTGCCTATTATTGGTTACCGAAATGGACTGGGCACATGTATCACCAAACGCTCAGTGTGTGGCATTTTTGGCTCTCGGTGATTTCGGTCAATATTTTGTTTTTTCCAATGCACTTTTTAGGCTTGGCGGGGATGCCGCGGCGTATTCCTGATTATGCGATTCAATTTGCGGATGTGAATCAGATCGTGTCCATTGGTGGGTTTGCCTTTGGGCTATCACAAGTGCTGTTTTTAGTGATTGTGGTGAAATGCATTCGTGGTGGCGAAGCCGCGCCAGCAAAACCTTGGGAGCGCGCCGAAGGTTTAGAATGGACAGTGCCTAGTCCTGCGCCTCATCATACTTTTTCCACTCCCCCAAAACTGGATTAA